In Streptomyces sp. RFCAC02, the following proteins share a genomic window:
- a CDS encoding gamma-glutamylcyclotransferase family protein: MGSLDEAPTALFVYGTLRCAPVLQGLIRRTPCGVHDSAPGWRVARLADRVYPGLVPGGGAASGLVLTDLTPPEWRTLDDFEDAHYALHPLRLASGRHAVAYVWTALDEVLTTGWDLRHFEQQHLTAYIARFR, translated from the coding sequence GTGGGGTCACTCGATGAGGCACCGACGGCGTTGTTCGTCTACGGCACGCTGCGCTGCGCCCCCGTGCTGCAGGGACTGATACGCCGAACACCATGCGGCGTCCACGACAGTGCACCGGGTTGGCGGGTAGCCCGTCTCGCCGACCGGGTCTACCCGGGACTCGTCCCCGGCGGCGGGGCGGCCTCCGGTCTCGTGTTGACCGACCTCACGCCGCCCGAGTGGCGGACGCTGGACGACTTCGAGGACGCGCACTACGCGCTCCATCCCCTCAGGCTGGCCAGCGGCCGGCACGCCGTGGCGTACGTCTGGACGGCCCTCGACGAAGTCCTGACCACGGGCTGGGACCTACGGCACTTCGAGCAGCAGCATCTCACTGCGTACATCGCGCGCTTCCGGTAG
- a CDS encoding NUDIX domain-containing protein: MTETLPSVNFELWDVRGLRLQEVPAPQLTTEHEAARDLLWDKAVLANPHLFDGPVVACAGIEWEGPADLLVSWARVTYRHYVLRRVPGCTSWLPSMFVNIVQPTVDGRVLVARMSSATAAPGRWQLPGGSLEPPGPGQGLDEAEVRSHAARELLEETGLDRESGELVLWAVTRCQHRSISMVYLAPPSPEALLRDRSCATFYRPEPRSSR; encoded by the coding sequence GTGACCGAGACACTACCCTCTGTCAATTTCGAGTTGTGGGACGTCCGCGGGCTCCGCCTCCAGGAGGTACCCGCTCCGCAGCTCACGACAGAGCACGAGGCGGCCAGAGACCTGCTGTGGGACAAGGCGGTCCTGGCCAATCCGCACCTGTTCGATGGTCCGGTGGTGGCCTGCGCGGGTATCGAGTGGGAAGGGCCGGCCGACCTCCTGGTGTCCTGGGCACGGGTCACCTACCGGCACTACGTGCTGCGTCGGGTCCCGGGCTGCACGTCCTGGCTGCCGTCGATGTTCGTGAACATCGTTCAGCCGACGGTCGACGGACGCGTGCTGGTGGCGCGGATGTCTTCCGCCACGGCCGCCCCGGGCCGCTGGCAGCTCCCCGGTGGGTCCTTGGAGCCGCCGGGGCCGGGGCAGGGCCTTGACGAGGCTGAGGTCCGCAGCCACGCCGCACGGGAGCTGCTGGAGGAGACCGGCCTCGATCGAGAGAGTGGGGAGCTGGTCCTGTGGGCGGTGACCCGGTGTCAGCACCGGAGCATCAGCATGGTCTACCTGGCCCCGCCGAGCCCAGAGGCGCTCCTGCGTGACCGCAGCTGCGCCACCTTCTACCGCCCAGAGCCGCGCAGTTCGCGGTGA
- a CDS encoding GNAT family N-acetyltransferase, translated as MTQPSPVTRPAALPPAALVVVPYDHPEARRLTRALHVEQRASYGFADSPDDTPSSEFAPPAGEFVIAQPGPTAQAIACGGWHTLSPGTAEIKRMYVHPDARGQALGRQVLTHLEASAARAGATRVMLETGRENRAALALYKSFGYRPIAPYVPGRNEDINRALAKPLPWHALRSPTAAGGTLDASTSGSTEATGRAPTR; from the coding sequence ATGACCCAGCCCTCGCCCGTCACCCGGCCAGCCGCCCTTCCCCCGGCAGCGCTGGTCGTCGTTCCATACGACCATCCCGAGGCTCGCCGCCTCACCCGCGCGTTGCACGTTGAGCAGCGCGCGTCGTACGGCTTCGCCGACAGCCCCGACGACACCCCGTCCAGCGAGTTCGCCCCGCCGGCCGGGGAGTTCGTCATCGCCCAACCCGGCCCGACGGCCCAGGCCATCGCCTGCGGCGGGTGGCACACCCTCAGCCCCGGCACTGCCGAGATCAAGCGGATGTACGTCCACCCGGACGCCCGGGGACAGGCACTGGGCCGACAGGTGCTCACCCACCTGGAAGCCAGTGCCGCCCGCGCCGGCGCTACCCGCGTCATGCTGGAGACCGGCCGCGAGAACCGCGCCGCGCTCGCCCTCTACAAGAGCTTCGGCTACCGCCCAATCGCCCCCTACGTGCCCGGACGGAACGAGGACATCAACCGCGCCCTGGCCAAGCCGCTGCCCTGGCACGCTCTGCGCTCCCCGACAGCGGCGGGCGGCACTCTCGATGCTTCGACTTCTGGCTCGACCGAGGCCACGGGGCGCGCGCCGACACGCTGA
- a CDS encoding 2'-5' RNA ligase family protein: MHLHAALSTAGQQARVPGGRATSAFRPHLGVAYNNRQRPAASVVDAVSRLRSLPPVALVIRSVDLVELRRQGRAYRWETARSLHLRPATPQSTASP, translated from the coding sequence ATCCACCTCCACGCCGCCCTCAGCACCGCCGGCCAGCAGGCTCGCGTCCCCGGCGGCCGGGCGACGAGTGCGTTCCGGCCCCACCTGGGCGTCGCCTACAACAACCGGCAACGGCCGGCAGCTTCCGTCGTCGACGCGGTCTCACGACTTCGCTCGCTGCCCCCGGTCGCTCTCGTGATCAGGTCAGTGGACCTCGTTGAACTGCGCCGCCAGGGCAGGGCCTACCGGTGGGAGACGGCCCGCTCGCTCCACCTGCGGCCCGCAACGCCTCAGTCGACTGCTTCTCCGTAG
- the fxlM gene encoding methyltransferase, FxLD system, which translates to MTTQTPDPARIDALREEMIAELRNLGAIRTDAVERAVRGVGRHLFMPEETLEKAYAAEHALVTKRDENGVSLSSVSAARIQAFMLEQAYIRPGMRVLEIGSGGYNAALIAELVGEDGEVTTIDIDADVIDRAKKLLPAAGYSRVHALVVDGADGEPVHAPYDRIVVTVEAADLAPAWVDQLAAHGRIVVPLRLRGLTWSVAFQREDTELVARDFEVCGFVPMRGAGARDERLVVLHDGADEEVGLRLDEGQVDAGAMRKALAGPRTEAWSSVTLGLGLPYDDLELWLVSALPEFALLAANREARDRGVVASWSRRGVATLLDRASGSFAYLTMRPTTPERQVFEFGAVGHGPEAAKTAETLVAQIRTWDCDHRGHKPELRAFPAGTGDQQLPTGAVLERTAFRFTISWPARD; encoded by the coding sequence ATGACGACTCAGACCCCCGACCCTGCCCGCATCGATGCCCTGCGCGAGGAGATGATCGCCGAGCTGCGCAACCTGGGCGCGATCCGCACCGACGCCGTCGAGCGGGCGGTCCGCGGCGTCGGACGGCACCTGTTCATGCCCGAGGAGACGCTGGAGAAGGCGTACGCCGCCGAACACGCCCTGGTCACCAAGCGGGACGAGAACGGGGTGTCCCTCAGCTCCGTCAGCGCCGCCCGCATCCAGGCGTTCATGCTGGAACAGGCCTACATCCGCCCCGGCATGCGGGTGCTGGAGATCGGCAGCGGCGGCTACAACGCCGCCCTGATTGCCGAGCTGGTCGGCGAGGACGGCGAGGTCACCACGATCGACATCGACGCCGACGTCATCGACCGCGCCAAGAAGCTGCTGCCCGCCGCCGGATACAGCCGGGTGCACGCGCTTGTCGTCGATGGCGCCGACGGCGAACCAGTCCACGCCCCGTACGACCGGATCGTGGTCACCGTCGAGGCGGCCGATCTCGCCCCGGCCTGGGTAGATCAGCTCGCCGCGCATGGGCGGATCGTGGTGCCGCTTCGGCTGCGGGGCCTGACCTGGTCGGTCGCATTCCAGCGCGAGGACACCGAGCTGGTTGCGCGGGACTTCGAGGTCTGCGGGTTTGTGCCCATGCGAGGAGCCGGTGCCCGCGACGAGCGTCTGGTCGTGCTGCACGACGGTGCGGACGAAGAGGTCGGCCTGCGCCTGGATGAGGGACAGGTCGATGCCGGGGCGATGCGCAAGGCCCTGGCCGGACCGCGCACCGAGGCATGGTCCTCGGTGACGCTCGGGCTGGGACTGCCGTACGACGACCTGGAGCTCTGGCTGGTCTCCGCACTGCCCGAGTTCGCGTTGCTGGCCGCGAACCGCGAGGCCCGTGACCGCGGCGTAGTTGCCTCGTGGTCCCGCCGCGGGGTGGCGACGCTCCTCGACCGCGCTTCGGGGTCCTTCGCCTATCTGACGATGCGCCCGACCACGCCCGAGCGGCAGGTGTTCGAGTTCGGTGCTGTCGGCCATGGCCCCGAGGCCGCCAAGACCGCCGAGACGCTGGTCGCTCAGATCCGTACGTGGGACTGCGACCACCGTGGCCACAAGCCCGAGCTGAGGGCCTTCCCGGCCGGTACCGGTGACCAGCAGTTGCCCACCGGGGCGGTGCTGGAGCGGACCGCCTTCCGCTTCACGATCTCCTGGCCCGCGCGAGACTGA
- a CDS encoding FxLD family lanthipeptide, with translation MDTVGLSTTDSDFDLDVTFAEKGSVIAELMNKTSDNCGSTSESACAGCITD, from the coding sequence GTGGACACCGTTGGACTGAGCACTACCGACAGCGACTTCGACTTGGACGTGACCTTCGCAGAGAAGGGCTCGGTCATCGCGGAGCTGATGAACAAGACCAGCGACAACTGCGGCAGCACCAGCGAGAGCGCCTGCGCCGGCTGCATCACCGACTGA
- a CDS encoding thiopeptide-type bacteriocin biosynthesis protein: MLLRAELDRAGHAVLREAADEAAWGWIDGRPHEITLALASTAPPAAPRQTAGGGAVVGRDHGQLPGTTRWAYLKLYSHPDRIPDILTRHLPRLLDVFEEMPQWWYVRYRDPHDHLRLRLRLPHPDAFGEMAAKAGAWAAELRRHGLLGRIQWDTYYPETGRYGTGAAMAAAETVFAADSTAARAHLACVADSGADPHAVATAGLVDLAVSFTGDTPTAMRWLIDHIDPSAAHPIRPVHREAMRLADPSDNFASVRALPGGEALTAAWAVRRQALRHYRSALEAGRTTAPETVLPSLMHLNHLRKAGIDPAGEDVCSRLARSAALAHTARNQGAPE, encoded by the coding sequence ATGCTGTTGCGCGCCGAACTGGACCGCGCCGGACACGCCGTCCTGCGCGAGGCGGCCGACGAGGCGGCCTGGGGGTGGATCGACGGTCGCCCCCACGAGATCACCCTCGCGCTCGCTTCAACGGCCCCGCCCGCCGCACCCCGGCAGACAGCGGGAGGCGGGGCGGTCGTCGGCCGGGATCACGGACAGTTGCCCGGCACGACCCGGTGGGCCTATCTCAAGCTCTACTCACACCCCGACCGCATCCCAGACATCCTCACCCGCCACCTGCCCCGCCTCCTCGACGTCTTCGAGGAGATGCCCCAGTGGTGGTACGTGCGCTACCGCGACCCTCACGACCACCTGCGGCTACGCTTGCGCCTCCCGCACCCCGACGCGTTCGGCGAGATGGCGGCCAAGGCCGGCGCCTGGGCAGCCGAACTGCGGCGCCACGGGCTGCTCGGCCGCATTCAGTGGGACACCTACTACCCCGAGACCGGCCGCTACGGCACCGGGGCGGCCATGGCGGCGGCCGAGACGGTATTCGCCGCCGACTCCACCGCCGCCCGCGCTCACCTGGCATGCGTGGCCGACAGCGGGGCCGACCCGCACGCCGTGGCCACCGCCGGTCTCGTCGACCTCGCCGTCTCCTTCACCGGCGACACCCCGACCGCAATGCGCTGGCTGATCGACCACATCGACCCGAGCGCCGCGCACCCGATCCGCCCGGTGCACCGAGAAGCGATGCGCCTGGCCGACCCGTCCGACAACTTCGCCTCCGTACGCGCCCTGCCCGGCGGTGAAGCACTCACCGCCGCCTGGGCTGTGCGCCGCCAGGCCCTGCGGCACTACCGCTCAGCCCTGGAGGCGGGCAGAACGACGGCGCCGGAGACGGTACTGCCGTCCCTGATGCACCTGAACCACCTGCGGAAGGCCGGGATCGACCCGGCCGGCGAGGACGTCTGCTCACGGCTGGCCCGCTCCGCCGCCCTGGCCCACACTGCCCGAAATCAAGGAGCCCCCGAGTGA
- a CDS encoding lanthionine synthetase C family protein — translation MNPATATGPDHSAPGHDPAARALHAQSLAHGTAGTALAHIERAHHGLTPWADVHTHLASCAKHLIAGGSASLYVGAPAIAFALHSAARGTGRYTGALHTLDSRITQLTRQRIQAAHERIDRRIRPRVGEFDLFYGLTGLGSYLLSRERAAPIVREVLTYLVRLTLPLDGDADQLPGWWTELGPSGHRTAEFPGGHGNLGMAHGVTGVLSLLAISTRAGVVVEGQIAAMKRICGLLDRWRQGTETSPWWPQWITLAEYGTGTVTQSGPLRPSWCYGTPGLARAQQLAALALGDTERQRLAERALLACLSDPDQLGRIREAGICHGAAGLLHTTHRVARDAILTGFDAHLPGLRTLLLEQPPATDDGFLDGEAGRELSLLTDQSNGVTVSGWDACLLSG, via the coding sequence GTGAACCCCGCCACGGCCACCGGCCCGGACCACTCCGCCCCCGGCCACGACCCCGCCGCCCGCGCACTGCACGCCCAGTCGCTCGCCCACGGCACCGCCGGCACCGCGCTGGCGCACATCGAGCGCGCCCACCACGGCCTCACCCCCTGGGCCGACGTGCACACCCACCTCGCGTCCTGCGCCAAGCACCTCATTGCCGGCGGGAGCGCCTCACTGTACGTCGGCGCCCCGGCCATCGCCTTCGCCCTGCACTCCGCGGCCCGGGGCACCGGCCGCTATACCGGTGCCCTGCACACCCTCGACTCCCGGATCACCCAGCTCACCCGGCAGCGCATCCAAGCAGCGCATGAGCGCATCGACCGCCGGATACGCCCCCGCGTCGGCGAGTTCGACCTCTTCTACGGGCTCACCGGGCTGGGTTCCTACCTGCTCAGCCGCGAGAGGGCCGCCCCCATCGTGCGCGAAGTCCTCACCTACCTGGTGCGACTCACGCTTCCCCTCGACGGTGATGCGGACCAACTCCCAGGATGGTGGACAGAGCTCGGCCCCTCCGGCCATCGCACCGCGGAGTTCCCCGGCGGGCACGGGAACCTGGGCATGGCACACGGCGTCACCGGGGTTCTGTCCCTTCTGGCCATCAGTACGCGGGCGGGAGTGGTCGTGGAGGGCCAGATCGCGGCGATGAAACGGATCTGCGGCCTTCTGGACCGCTGGCGGCAGGGCACCGAGACCAGCCCCTGGTGGCCGCAGTGGATCACCCTGGCCGAGTACGGCACCGGCACGGTGACACAGTCCGGTCCGCTGCGGCCGAGCTGGTGCTACGGCACCCCCGGCCTCGCCCGCGCCCAGCAACTCGCCGCTCTCGCCCTCGGCGACACCGAGCGGCAGCGCCTCGCCGAACGCGCCCTGCTCGCCTGCCTGTCCGATCCAGATCAGCTCGGCCGCATCCGCGAGGCCGGGATCTGCCACGGCGCCGCCGGCCTGCTCCACACGACCCACCGCGTCGCCCGCGACGCCATCCTGACTGGCTTCGACGCGCACCTACCCGGCCTGCGCACCCTGCTCCTGGAACAGCCGCCGGCCACCGATGACGGATTCCTCGACGGCGAGGCCGGACGGGAACTCTCCCTGCTGACCGACCAGAGCAACGGCGTCACCGTCTCCGGCTGGGACGCCTGCCTGCTGTCCGGCTGA
- a CDS encoding thiopeptide-type bacteriocin biosynthesis protein, translating to MLPNPRTAEALVLAVLAGTPLDTAAAQTAMEPAHLAEAVEVYKAAGRAALYARASGLCDWYQVRIQFTDWNSAEQAAAVRLGPQLRQAQEAGTITEWWFLRKHPCWRLRCRPGPKATRGEMTAAVGTVLDTMTADGAVERWWESLYEPEEITFGGPVSMEFAHALFHADSRGILDYLRHTPGGIKKPTVGRRELSVLLCTTLFRGDRQDTGEQADVWHRVVRERPLSGEPSPDQLNAMGPGLRRLISLDTSPTGTLFSTDNPLAFAAEWSEAFATTGRRLADAARDGALERGLRDTLASHVIFHWNRLGLPAATQAVLARAARTTLITTPDERPEP from the coding sequence ATGCTCCCGAACCCCCGCACCGCAGAAGCTCTCGTCCTAGCCGTCCTCGCGGGAACGCCGCTGGACACGGCCGCCGCTCAGACCGCCATGGAGCCTGCCCACCTCGCCGAGGCCGTCGAGGTATACAAGGCCGCCGGACGCGCGGCCCTCTACGCGAGGGCCAGCGGCCTCTGCGACTGGTATCAGGTCCGGATCCAGTTCACCGACTGGAACAGTGCCGAACAGGCCGCCGCCGTCCGCCTTGGCCCGCAGCTGCGGCAAGCCCAGGAAGCCGGGACAATCACCGAGTGGTGGTTCCTGCGCAAGCACCCCTGCTGGAGACTGCGGTGCCGCCCCGGCCCGAAGGCCACCAGAGGCGAGATGACGGCCGCCGTCGGCACTGTGCTGGACACCATGACCGCCGACGGCGCCGTCGAACGCTGGTGGGAATCGCTCTACGAACCCGAAGAGATCACCTTCGGCGGGCCGGTGAGCATGGAGTTCGCGCACGCCCTCTTCCACGCCGACAGCCGCGGAATCCTTGACTACCTGCGGCACACGCCAGGAGGCATCAAAAAACCCACCGTCGGCCGACGGGAGTTGTCCGTGCTGCTGTGCACGACCCTGTTCCGCGGCGACCGCCAGGACACCGGCGAGCAGGCCGACGTCTGGCACCGCGTCGTGCGCGAACGCCCCCTGTCCGGCGAACCCTCGCCGGACCAGCTGAACGCCATGGGTCCCGGCCTGCGACGGCTCATCAGCCTGGACACCTCGCCCACCGGCACCCTCTTCTCGACCGACAACCCACTCGCCTTCGCAGCCGAATGGTCCGAAGCCTTCGCCACCACCGGCAGGCGCCTGGCCGACGCCGCCCGTGACGGCGCCCTCGAACGCGGACTGCGCGACACGCTCGCCAGCCACGTGATCTTCCACTGGAACCGCCTCGGCCTGCCCGCCGCCACCCAGGCCGTACTCGCACGGGCCGCCCGCACCACTCTGATCACCACGCCCGACGAACGCCCGGAGCCGTAA